The Candidatus Hydrogenedentota bacterium genome contains the following window.
CGCCGAAGACTTTGGTACCCAGGGCGAAATGCCCTCCAATCAGGCCCTCCTCGACTGGCTCGCCGTCGACTTCATGGAGCAGGGCTGGTCCATGAAGAATCTCTGCCGCACCATCGTCACCTCGGCGACCTATCGCCAGGCCCCCACGGTTACACCGGACCGCCTCGAGAAGGACCCCAACAATCGTCTCCTCGCCAGAGGACCTCGCTTCCGTCTGGAAGCCGAAATGGTTCGGGATCAGTCGCTCGCGTCCGCCGGATTGCTGAGCGCGAAGCTCCACGGTCCCTCGGTGATGCCGCCCCAGCCCGAGGGGATCTGGCAGGTGGTCTACAGCGGCGACACGTGGAAGGAGAGCACCGGCGAAGACAAGTACCGCCGCGCCCTCTACACCTATTGGCGGCGCACCATGCCCTACCCCTCCATGGTTGCCTTTGACGCGCCCTCGCGCGAAGTCTGTACCGTTCGTCGCGTCCGCACGAATACCCCCCTGCAGGCGCTCGTCACGCTGAACGACCCGGCCTATATTGAAGCCGCGCAGGCCATGGCCCGCCGCGTGCTCCGCGAGGCGCCCGCGCCCGATTTGGACAGCCGGATTCGCTACGCCTACCTCCTCGCTGCGTCCCGTCCGCCGGAAGCCGCCGAAGTGGAATCCGTCAAAGCACTGTATAATGACGGTGTGGCCCAGTTCTCCGCCGACAGCGAAATCGCCCTGGCCATGGCCACAAACCCGCTCGGGCCGCCCACGGGAAACGCCGACAACGCCGAGCTGGCCTCGTGGACCCTCGTGAGCAATGTGTTGTTGAATCTGGATGAAGTCTTGACCAAACGATAGCCGCGCAGGCCAAATATAAAGAGAAAAGCCCTATGAATCCCTACATGGAACATATGCACGCCCTGACCCGCCGCCACTTTCTGCAACGCGCCGGCGCGGGGATCGGCGCGACCGCCCTGAGCTATCTGATGGGCCAGAATCCCGCCGCGGCGGCGAATACCGAGGGGCCCCGCGGCGCACAGTTCACCCCCCGCGCGAAGCGAGTCATCTGCCTCCACATGGCCGGGTCGCCCTCTCAGCTTGACCTCTTCGACTACAAGCCGAAGCTCAACGAGTTGAATGGCCAGAAATGCCCCGACGAGTTCCTGGCGAATGAACGCTTCGCCTTTATCAAGGGCCACCCCACCATGCTGGGCACCCCCCACAAGTTTGCTCAACACGGACAGAGCGGCACGTGGATCTCGGAACTGCTGCCACACATCTCCGGTGTGGCCGACGAATTGTGCATGGTCCGTTCCATGAAAACCGATCAGTTCAACCACGCCCCGGCGCAGCTCTTTCTCTACACCGGCGCGCCACGGCCGGGCCGCCCCTCCATGGGCTCGTGGCTCACCTACGGGCTCGGCTCGGAGAACCAGAACCTGCCCGGCTTCGTGGTGCTCGTTTCCGGCGACAAGACGCCCGACGCGGGCCAGAGCGTGTGGGGTAGCGGCTTCCTTCCGACCGTGCATCAGGGCGTTCAATGCCGCACCAGCGGCGACCCCGTGCTCTATGTTTCCGACCCCAAGGGTATCTCGCGAGACACGCGCCGTCGTTCGCTGGATACGCTCAACCAATTGAACGAACTCCACTTCTCGAAGGATGCGGATCCCGAAACGATGACCCGCATCTCCCAGTTCGAACTGGCCTACCGCATGCAGCTTTCCGTCCCTGAAGTGATGGACATCGGCGCGGAGCCAGACTACATCCATGAGATGTACGGCACCAAACCGGGCACAACCTCTTTTGCCAATAATTGCCTGCTGGCGCGACGGCTGGTTGAGAAGGGCGTGCGCTTCGTACAGCTCTTTGACTGGGGCTGGGACACCCACGGCGCTGGCCCCGGCAATGATATCGTCGAGTACCTCCCCCAGAAATGTAAACTGACCGACCAGGCGGCGGGCGCGCTCATCCGCGACCTGAAGCAACGCGGCCTGCTGGAAGACACCCTCGTCATCTGGACCGGCGAGTTCGGTCGCACGGCGATGAACGAGGCCCGTGGCGGCTCCACCTACCTCGGCCGGGACCACCACCCCCACGCCTTCACAATCTTCATGGCGGGCGGCGGATGCAACGCCGGTGCCCAGATCGGCCAGACGGACGAACTCGGCTACCGCATCGCGGAGAACCCGGTTCACATTCACGATCTCCAGGCCACCATCATGCACCTCATGGGCTTTGAGCACGACAAGCTGACCTTCTACTACCAGGGTCGGGACTACCGACTGACGGACGTCCATGGCATGGTCCGGCCCGAGTTGATGGCCTGAGGTCTCAGCACGGCGGAAATTGGGACGTTTTCAGCGTTTCGGCATTATTACGCTGCCTGATGCCCCTTGGGTGCCGGACATACGTGTACACTGCGAAGATTCCGCTTGCCCGAAGCCGTCGTTTCTGAAATCCCCTGTAAAGCACAAAACACTCCCCGGGGGTTTAGCGGGGAGTGTTGTGCTGCAGGACCTTGGCGTCGCACGGAGTGCCACGATTCAGTCTTGCAGTAGTGTGCGAAGATTTTTGACGCTCCAGCCGCGTGGCGGTCTGGATGCGGATCGTTCAGTTAACGTCGGCA
Protein-coding sequences here:
- a CDS encoding DUF1501 domain-containing protein translates to MNPYMEHMHALTRRHFLQRAGAGIGATALSYLMGQNPAAAANTEGPRGAQFTPRAKRVICLHMAGSPSQLDLFDYKPKLNELNGQKCPDEFLANERFAFIKGHPTMLGTPHKFAQHGQSGTWISELLPHISGVADELCMVRSMKTDQFNHAPAQLFLYTGAPRPGRPSMGSWLTYGLGSENQNLPGFVVLVSGDKTPDAGQSVWGSGFLPTVHQGVQCRTSGDPVLYVSDPKGISRDTRRRSLDTLNQLNELHFSKDADPETMTRISQFELAYRMQLSVPEVMDIGAEPDYIHEMYGTKPGTTSFANNCLLARRLVEKGVRFVQLFDWGWDTHGAGPGNDIVEYLPQKCKLTDQAAGALIRDLKQRGLLEDTLVIWTGEFGRTAMNEARGGSTYLGRDHHPHAFTIFMAGGGCNAGAQIGQTDELGYRIAENPVHIHDLQATIMHLMGFEHDKLTFYYQGRDYRLTDVHGMVRPELMA